The proteins below come from a single Macaca fascicularis isolate 582-1 chromosome 9, T2T-MFA8v1.1 genomic window:
- the ECHDC3 gene encoding enoyl-CoA hydratase domain-containing protein 3, mitochondrial isoform X1 encodes MAAVAVLRAFGARGPMCLPRGPWAQLSARFCSRDPAGAGRRESEPRPTSARQLDGIRNIVLSNPKKRNALSLAMLKSLQSDILHDADSNDLKVIIISAEGPVFSSGHDLKELTEEQGRDYHAEVFQTCSKVMMLIRNHPVPVIAMVNGLATAAGCQLVASCDIAVASDKSSFATPGVNIGLFCSTPGVALARAVPRKVALEMLFTGEPISAQQALLHGLLSKVVPEAELQEETMRIARKIASLSRPVVSLGKATFYRQLPQDLGTAYYLTSRAMVDNLALRDGQEGITAFLQKRKPIWSHEPA; translated from the exons ATGGCAGCCGTCGCCGTCTTGCGGGCCTTCGGGGCGAGGGGGCCCATGTGTCTCCCGCGCGGCCCCTGGGCCCAGCTGTCCGCCCGCTTCTGCAGCCGGGACCCGGCCGGAGCGGGGCGGCGGGAGTCGGAGCCGCGGCCCACCAGCGCGCGGCAGCTGGACGGCATAAG GAACATCGTCTTGAGCAATCCCAAGAAGAGGAACGCGTTGTCACTTGCAATGCTGAAATCTCTGCAGAGTGACATTCTTCATGACGCTGACAGCAACGATCTGAAAGTCATTATCATCTCGG ctgaggggcctgtgttttcttctgggcATGATTTAAAGGAGCTGACAGAGGAGCAAGGCCGTGATTACCATGCCGAAGTATTTCAGACCTGTTCCAAG GTCATGATGCTCATCCGGAACCACCCTGTCCCCGTCATTGCCATGGTCAATGGCCTGGCCACAGCTGCCGGCTGTCAACTGGTTGCCAGCTGCGACATTGCCGTGGCCAGCGACAAGTCCTCTTTTGCCACTCCTGGGGTGAACATCGGGCTCTTCTGTTCTACCCCTGGGGTTGCCTTGGCAAGAGCAGTGCCTAGAAAG GTGGCCTTGGAGATGCTCTTTACTGGGGAGCCCATTTCTGCCCAGCAGGCCCTGCTCCACGGGCTGCTCAGCAAAGTGGTgccagaggcagagctgcaggAGGAGACCATGCGGATCGCGCGGAAGATCGCGTCACTGAGCCGCCCGGTGGTGTCCCTGGGCAAAGCCACCTTCTACAGGCAGCTGCCCCAGGACCTGGGGACGGCTTACTACCTCACCTCCCGGGCCATGGTGGACAACCTGGCCCTGCGGGACGGGCAGGAGGGCATCACGGCCTTCCTCCAGAAGAGAAAACCCATCTGGTCACACGAGCCCGCGTGA
- the ECHDC3 gene encoding enoyl-CoA hydratase domain-containing protein 3, mitochondrial isoform X2, whose translation MAAVAVLRAFGARGPMCLPRGPWAQLSARFCSRDPAGAGRRESEPRPTSARQLDGIRNIVLSNPKKRNALSLAMLKSLQSDILHDADSNDLKVIIISAEGPVFSSGHDLKELTEEQGRDYHAEVFQTCSKVALEMLFTGEPISAQQALLHGLLSKVVPEAELQEETMRIARKIASLSRPVVSLGKATFYRQLPQDLGTAYYLTSRAMVDNLALRDGQEGITAFLQKRKPIWSHEPA comes from the exons ATGGCAGCCGTCGCCGTCTTGCGGGCCTTCGGGGCGAGGGGGCCCATGTGTCTCCCGCGCGGCCCCTGGGCCCAGCTGTCCGCCCGCTTCTGCAGCCGGGACCCGGCCGGAGCGGGGCGGCGGGAGTCGGAGCCGCGGCCCACCAGCGCGCGGCAGCTGGACGGCATAAG GAACATCGTCTTGAGCAATCCCAAGAAGAGGAACGCGTTGTCACTTGCAATGCTGAAATCTCTGCAGAGTGACATTCTTCATGACGCTGACAGCAACGATCTGAAAGTCATTATCATCTCGG ctgaggggcctgtgttttcttctgggcATGATTTAAAGGAGCTGACAGAGGAGCAAGGCCGTGATTACCATGCCGAAGTATTTCAGACCTGTTCCAAG GTGGCCTTGGAGATGCTCTTTACTGGGGAGCCCATTTCTGCCCAGCAGGCCCTGCTCCACGGGCTGCTCAGCAAAGTGGTgccagaggcagagctgcaggAGGAGACCATGCGGATCGCGCGGAAGATCGCGTCACTGAGCCGCCCGGTGGTGTCCCTGGGCAAAGCCACCTTCTACAGGCAGCTGCCCCAGGACCTGGGGACGGCTTACTACCTCACCTCCCGGGCCATGGTGGACAACCTGGCCCTGCGGGACGGGCAGGAGGGCATCACGGCCTTCCTCCAGAAGAGAAAACCCATCTGGTCACACGAGCCCGCGTGA
- the ECHDC3 gene encoding enoyl-CoA hydratase domain-containing protein 3, mitochondrial isoform X4, translated as MAAVAVLRAFGARGPMCLPRGPWAQLSARFCSRDPAGAGRRESEPRPTSARQLDGIRNIVLSNPKKRNALSLAMLKSLQSDILHDADSNDLKVIIISAEGPVFSSGHDLKELTEEQGRDYHAEVFQTCSKEEKYQQPQRKKRFAKAWCCKSFFLPVPSMFG; from the exons ATGGCAGCCGTCGCCGTCTTGCGGGCCTTCGGGGCGAGGGGGCCCATGTGTCTCCCGCGCGGCCCCTGGGCCCAGCTGTCCGCCCGCTTCTGCAGCCGGGACCCGGCCGGAGCGGGGCGGCGGGAGTCGGAGCCGCGGCCCACCAGCGCGCGGCAGCTGGACGGCATAAG GAACATCGTCTTGAGCAATCCCAAGAAGAGGAACGCGTTGTCACTTGCAATGCTGAAATCTCTGCAGAGTGACATTCTTCATGACGCTGACAGCAACGATCTGAAAGTCATTATCATCTCGG ctgaggggcctgtgttttcttctgggcATGATTTAAAGGAGCTGACAGAGGAGCAAGGCCGTGATTACCATGCCGAAGTATTTCAGACCTGTTCCAAG GAGGAAAAATACCAACAGCCACAGAGGAAGAAGAG GTTTGCCAAGGCTTGGTGCTGTAAAAGTTTTTTTCTACCAGTACCCAGTATGTTTGGCTGA
- the ECHDC3 gene encoding enoyl-CoA hydratase domain-containing protein 3, mitochondrial isoform X3, protein MMLIRNHPVPVIAMVNGLATAAGCQLVASCDIAVASDKSSFATPGVNIGLFCSTPGVALARAVPRKVALEMLFTGEPISAQQALLHGLLSKVVPEAELQEETMRIARKIASLSRPVVSLGKATFYRQLPQDLGTAYYLTSRAMVDNLALRDGQEGITAFLQKRKPIWSHEPA, encoded by the exons ATGATGCTCATCCGGAACCACCCTGTCCCCGTCATTGCCATGGTCAATGGCCTGGCCACAGCTGCCGGCTGTCAACTGGTTGCCAGCTGCGACATTGCCGTGGCCAGCGACAAGTCCTCTTTTGCCACTCCTGGGGTGAACATCGGGCTCTTCTGTTCTACCCCTGGGGTTGCCTTGGCAAGAGCAGTGCCTAGAAAG GTGGCCTTGGAGATGCTCTTTACTGGGGAGCCCATTTCTGCCCAGCAGGCCCTGCTCCACGGGCTGCTCAGCAAAGTGGTgccagaggcagagctgcaggAGGAGACCATGCGGATCGCGCGGAAGATCGCGTCACTGAGCCGCCCGGTGGTGTCCCTGGGCAAAGCCACCTTCTACAGGCAGCTGCCCCAGGACCTGGGGACGGCTTACTACCTCACCTCCCGGGCCATGGTGGACAACCTGGCCCTGCGGGACGGGCAGGAGGGCATCACGGCCTTCCTCCAGAAGAGAAAACCCATCTGGTCACACGAGCCCGCGTGA